In Halogeometricum sp. S1BR25-6, a single genomic region encodes these proteins:
- a CDS encoding asparagine synthase-related protein, whose product MRDDLSWTGEEQRGRFVDERVAVGWSAHPGAENEQPAETDDGTLVWAYGNVWGYESPDGDDGYRPRSADDAATIAEFCARRYEADGEQFAAGLNGSFVVVVYDVDERKAHVVTDRLGTRPVYRVDPDEETFVFSTQMQSLPVRPNVDAEFDVEYLAEYFTLGAVGGVRTPFTGVEELLPSSITTVDLESGTVDTERYWRPRYDPVDEPFSSFAERFVDRFETVLEERLDPDLTYGLLLSGGSDSRAILAGVDPDIDLRTYHTAGWLNREAQVAEQVAFAADREFSLLRRDRDNHARMLESTPKQMNFHGRFSEAHITEFGDRIREEVDVLISGLGADTLFREHAFPSPQVQLGPLGKFDLPMAKRTTSVREHIERRAKPLPEYLECSSDLTEILERNIVSNDGVDHHGVNYRSVRELVFFDDFYPFSNKSDYFFHALNGMTSHWSPFFDNRLVELALELPMRHRMRRNVIDATTVALDDDLARVPHASTGVPLTKSFPTQFLLHHANAFSRKHLSPDRSPEPYMSDKPWTNSTELLRTHDFAQKKLREKAPLMDALPFIDREAATRVYQDHLNGAEHTYVLYTLLSFLQMPAVQRMALGTDGEAESEVSDPESNRGSESESESEVGEEKETQTKPN is encoded by the coding sequence ATGAGAGACGACCTCTCGTGGACGGGCGAGGAACAGCGCGGGCGGTTCGTCGACGAACGCGTCGCCGTCGGATGGTCGGCGCATCCCGGCGCCGAGAACGAGCAACCCGCCGAGACCGACGACGGAACGCTCGTGTGGGCGTACGGAAACGTCTGGGGGTACGAGAGCCCCGACGGCGACGACGGCTACCGCCCGCGCTCGGCGGACGACGCGGCGACCATCGCGGAATTCTGCGCCCGGCGGTACGAGGCCGACGGCGAGCAGTTCGCCGCCGGGCTAAACGGGTCGTTCGTCGTCGTCGTCTACGACGTCGACGAGCGCAAAGCCCACGTCGTCACCGACCGCCTCGGCACCCGCCCGGTGTACCGCGTCGACCCGGACGAGGAGACGTTCGTCTTCTCGACGCAGATGCAGTCGCTGCCCGTCCGCCCGAACGTCGACGCGGAGTTCGACGTGGAGTATCTGGCCGAGTACTTCACGCTCGGCGCCGTCGGCGGCGTGCGGACGCCCTTTACCGGCGTCGAGGAACTGCTTCCGTCCTCGATTACGACCGTCGACCTCGAATCGGGTACCGTCGACACCGAGCGCTACTGGCGGCCGCGGTACGACCCGGTCGACGAGCCGTTCTCGTCGTTCGCCGAGCGGTTCGTCGACCGGTTCGAGACGGTGCTCGAAGAGCGACTCGACCCCGACCTGACGTACGGACTGCTGCTCAGCGGCGGCAGCGACTCGCGGGCCATCCTCGCCGGCGTCGACCCCGACATCGACCTGCGCACCTACCACACCGCCGGCTGGCTGAACCGCGAGGCGCAGGTCGCAGAGCAGGTGGCGTTCGCGGCGGACCGCGAGTTCAGCCTGCTGCGGCGCGACCGGGACAACCACGCGCGCATGCTCGAATCGACGCCCAAGCAGATGAACTTCCACGGCCGGTTCAGCGAGGCCCACATCACGGAGTTCGGCGACCGCATCCGCGAGGAGGTCGACGTGCTCATCTCGGGGCTGGGCGCCGACACACTGTTCAGAGAGCACGCCTTCCCGTCGCCGCAGGTCCAGTTGGGTCCGCTCGGGAAGTTCGACCTCCCGATGGCTAAGCGGACGACGAGCGTGCGCGAGCACATCGAACGCCGCGCGAAGCCGCTCCCGGAGTACCTGGAGTGCTCTTCGGACCTCACCGAGATACTCGAACGGAACATCGTCTCGAACGACGGCGTCGACCACCACGGCGTGAACTACCGGTCGGTTCGCGAACTCGTCTTCTTCGACGACTTCTACCCGTTCTCGAACAAGTCCGACTACTTCTTCCACGCGCTGAACGGCATGACCTCGCACTGGAGTCCGTTCTTCGACAACCGCCTCGTCGAACTGGCGCTGGAACTCCCGATGCGACACCGGATGCGGCGGAACGTCATCGACGCGACGACGGTGGCGCTGGACGACGACCTCGCCCGAGTGCCGCACGCGTCGACGGGCGTCCCGCTCACGAAGTCGTTCCCCACTCAGTTCCTCCTGCACCACGCGAACGCGTTCTCCCGCAAGCACCTCTCGCCGGACCGCTCGCCCGAACCGTACATGTCGGACAAGCCGTGGACGAACTCCACGGAACTGCTCCGCACGCACGACTTCGCCCAGAAGAAGCTCCGCGAGAAGGCCCCGCTGATGGACGCACTGCCGTTCATCGACCGCGAGGCGGCGACGCGGGTCTATCAGGACCACCTGAACGGCGCCGAGCACACGTACGTGCTGTACACGCTGCTGTCGTTCCTCCAGATGCCCGCCGTTCAGCGAATGGCGCTGGGCACCGACGGCGAGGCCGAATCCGAGGTGTCGGACCCGGAGTCGAACCGGGGGTCTGAATCGGAGTCGGAGTCCGAGGTGGGCGAGGAAAAAGAGACGCAGACGAAACCGAACTGA
- a CDS encoding lipopolysaccharide biosynthesis protein: MLDRLKSALRTVLRTLRPDGDLMSQTVKSGIWAVGTNLGSRGLQVVMMIILARLLTPRDIGLMGIALVTYSALNRFSRLGIDRALVQRPEANVDEYLDSMWGLQMARGAVIAAVLVVASPLAASFFGEPVVEPILKAIALSALVAGLFNPSIVYFEKSLDLHKKFAFNMSGSVTEFVVAVSLAFVLGDVWAIVYGFIAADVAKLVASYALDSRRPGFDFRLDHARELFGYGKWITATSGISFLLVSGDDWVVGWLLTTAALGFYQMGYRLGKTPTMELSRSLSTVAFPVYSKLQGDADALADAVNKTVRVLSFASFPAAVGVVLTADPFVRGFLGEQWLPVIPVMQIVAVYGAFSSLTSAFNDIWNALGHPDYNTKINLLRLALTGALIYPATTRYGIVGTVGLIAGVFVLVIVPIKVHVAVRSVNGSHRRFLTELMYPVLASAVMGGALYALRPALSGIPAIAEFVCLVVAGVAVYIAAVAVVESRSTWEIRSDLETVLGAVRS; the protein is encoded by the coding sequence ATGCTCGACCGTTTGAAATCGGCCCTTCGGACCGTCCTCCGAACCCTCCGACCGGACGGCGACCTGATGTCGCAGACGGTGAAGTCCGGCATCTGGGCCGTCGGGACCAACCTCGGGTCGCGCGGGCTACAGGTCGTGATGATGATCATCCTCGCGCGCCTGCTCACCCCGAGAGACATCGGTCTCATGGGCATCGCGCTCGTGACGTACTCGGCGCTGAACCGGTTCTCCCGGCTCGGCATCGACCGGGCGCTCGTCCAGCGTCCCGAGGCGAACGTCGACGAGTACCTCGACAGCATGTGGGGGCTCCAGATGGCCCGCGGGGCGGTCATCGCGGCCGTCCTCGTCGTCGCCTCCCCGCTCGCGGCGTCGTTCTTCGGCGAACCCGTCGTCGAACCGATACTGAAGGCCATCGCCCTCTCGGCGCTCGTCGCCGGGCTGTTCAACCCGAGCATCGTCTACTTCGAGAAGTCCCTCGACCTGCACAAGAAGTTCGCGTTCAACATGAGCGGGTCGGTGACGGAGTTCGTCGTCGCCGTCTCCCTGGCGTTCGTCCTGGGCGACGTCTGGGCCATCGTCTACGGGTTCATCGCCGCCGACGTGGCGAAACTCGTCGCCTCCTACGCCCTGGACAGCCGCCGGCCGGGGTTCGACTTCCGGCTCGACCACGCCCGGGAGCTGTTCGGCTACGGCAAGTGGATCACCGCCACGAGCGGAATCAGCTTCCTCCTGGTCAGCGGCGACGACTGGGTGGTCGGCTGGCTCCTGACGACGGCCGCGCTCGGGTTCTACCAGATGGGCTACCGCCTCGGCAAGACGCCGACGATGGAGCTCTCGCGGAGCCTCTCGACGGTCGCGTTCCCCGTCTACTCGAAGCTCCAAGGCGACGCAGACGCGCTGGCCGACGCGGTGAACAAGACGGTCAGGGTCCTCTCGTTCGCGTCGTTCCCCGCCGCAGTCGGCGTCGTCTTGACCGCCGACCCGTTCGTCCGCGGGTTCCTCGGCGAGCAGTGGCTCCCCGTCATCCCGGTGATGCAGATCGTCGCCGTCTACGGGGCATTCTCCTCGCTCACATCCGCGTTCAACGACATCTGGAACGCCCTCGGCCACCCCGACTACAACACGAAGATCAACCTCCTCAGACTGGCGCTGACGGGGGCGCTCATCTACCCGGCGACGACCCGGTACGGCATCGTCGGGACCGTCGGCCTCATCGCGGGCGTGTTCGTCCTCGTCATCGTGCCCATCAAGGTTCACGTCGCCGTCCGCAGCGTGAACGGGAGCCACCGACGCTTCCTCACCGAGTTGATGTATCCGGTCCTCGCGAGCGCCGTTATGGGAGGCGCGCTGTACGCGCTTCGACCGGCTCTCTCCGGGATTCCCGCCATCGCGGAGTTCGTCTGCCTCGTCGTCGCCGGCGTCGCCGTCTACATCGCGGCGGTGGCCGTCGTCGAATCCCGCTCGACCTGGGAGATACGCAGCGACCTGGAAACCGTTCTCGGTGCCGTCCGAAGCTAA
- a CDS encoding sugar-transfer associated ATP-grasp domain-containing protein: protein MREDSLRYALLKPLRDRAGAGYRGLSDRLSIFATLLDRELSTGLSVDIPFERRLWLWQRGFTSRSSALYDLDEDNYRQFVSDLQHERANDIAEPWDTVVSNKLTFYLLFSSYAEHLPDCYGVVGDGELRRSSPTMPTAPWEAPSDELNGVERHDAVRWVDRYLGRREALVLKPIYGHGGRGVFVCRRPEGEDSNEDYLVNGEAKTDAEFAAFLDDLSEYLAWEFAEQADYADDLYPESTNTLRVLTLWDYEADEPFVSGAVHRVGTADSAPVDNWSSGGLSAMVTDDDELSAGAQWLPEEGEVRWFDTHPDTGEQIEGARVPEWSSVRRQIEEMAAEYPSLPRLGWDIVLTGEGEFVVLEVNAHTATRTFQVHKPLLEDPRVRAFYEHHDCL, encoded by the coding sequence ATGAGAGAGGACTCCCTGCGATACGCGCTCCTCAAACCGCTCCGCGACCGCGCGGGCGCCGGCTACCGAGGACTGTCAGACCGACTCTCCATCTTCGCGACGCTCCTCGACCGGGAACTCTCGACCGGTCTGTCCGTCGATATCCCGTTCGAGCGGCGTCTGTGGCTCTGGCAGCGTGGATTCACGAGTCGGTCGAGCGCCCTGTACGACCTCGACGAGGACAACTACCGGCAGTTCGTCTCCGACCTGCAACACGAACGGGCGAACGACATCGCCGAACCGTGGGACACCGTCGTGAGCAACAAGCTGACGTTCTACCTCCTGTTCAGTTCCTACGCCGAGCACCTGCCCGACTGCTACGGCGTCGTCGGCGACGGCGAACTCCGACGCAGTTCGCCGACGATGCCCACCGCGCCGTGGGAGGCGCCGTCCGACGAGTTGAACGGCGTCGAACGCCACGACGCCGTCCGGTGGGTCGACCGCTACCTCGGCCGCCGGGAGGCGCTGGTGCTCAAGCCCATCTACGGGCACGGCGGCCGCGGCGTGTTCGTCTGCCGGCGGCCCGAGGGGGAGGACTCGAACGAAGACTACCTCGTCAACGGCGAGGCGAAGACGGACGCGGAGTTCGCGGCGTTCCTCGACGACCTCTCGGAGTACCTCGCCTGGGAGTTCGCCGAACAGGCCGACTACGCCGACGACCTGTATCCCGAGTCGACAAACACGCTGCGCGTGCTCACCCTGTGGGACTACGAGGCCGACGAGCCGTTCGTCTCGGGGGCCGTCCACCGCGTCGGAACGGCCGACTCCGCGCCCGTCGACAACTGGAGCAGCGGCGGCCTCTCCGCGATGGTGACCGACGACGACGAGTTGAGCGCCGGCGCCCAGTGGCTCCCCGAGGAGGGCGAGGTGCGCTGGTTCGACACCCACCCCGACACGGGCGAACAAATCGAGGGCGCGCGCGTGCCCGAGTGGTCGTCCGTCCGCCGGCAAATCGAGGAGATGGCCGCCGAGTATCCCTCGCTCCCCCGTCTCGGCTGGGACATCGTCCTCACCGGCGAGGGCGAGTTCGTCGTCCTCGAAGTGAACGCTCACACCGCGACGCGGACGTTCCAGGTGCACAAGCCGCTGCTGGAGGACCCGCGCGTCCGCGCGTTCTACGAGCACCACGACTGCCTCTAG
- a CDS encoding sugar-transfer associated ATP-grasp domain-containing protein produces the protein MIDDDLLARLSESSPTGTTATQSVYRRLSVLETLFEREVVSGSSVSLPRERRLSLWRHGFTSRSGVLFDVEEGRYDEYLSDYQLERLDSLGGPWGAVVKNKLAQYLLLDAFREHLPALYGVLDGGELKRRPAFASYEGSGPRRIDAVPWLRDHLDGEGALVLKPIYGYGGSGVYVCEAVGGDDEDGDRSNGDYLVNGEAKTAAEFSALVEELEEYLVWEFVEQAGYADDLFPDAVHTLRVLTLWDPDADEPFVSKAVHRVGTADSAPVDNWSRGGLSAEIREDGTLGPAAYWSDDDHERRWFQRHPDTDARIEGTEIPGWSAIRDRLLELASSMPYLPRVGWDVVVTGEGEFVVLELNSHAGVETLQVHGPLLRDERTRRFYEYHGFA, from the coding sequence ATGATCGACGACGACCTGCTGGCGCGGTTGTCCGAGTCGTCCCCGACGGGGACGACGGCGACGCAGTCCGTCTACCGACGGCTGTCGGTGCTGGAAACGCTCTTCGAGCGGGAGGTGGTCTCCGGCTCCTCCGTTTCGCTGCCACGGGAGCGGCGGCTCTCGCTGTGGCGACACGGCTTCACCAGTCGGTCGGGCGTCCTCTTCGACGTCGAGGAGGGCCGGTACGACGAGTACCTCTCGGACTACCAGCTCGAACGGTTGGACTCGCTCGGCGGGCCGTGGGGCGCGGTGGTGAAGAACAAGCTCGCCCAGTACCTCTTGCTCGACGCGTTCCGCGAGCACCTGCCCGCCCTCTACGGCGTGCTCGACGGCGGCGAACTGAAGCGGCGGCCGGCGTTCGCGTCCTACGAGGGGTCGGGCCCGCGCCGTATCGACGCCGTCCCGTGGCTCCGCGACCACCTCGACGGGGAGGGTGCGCTGGTGCTCAAGCCCATCTACGGCTACGGCGGGTCCGGCGTATACGTGTGTGAAGCGGTCGGCGGAGACGACGAAGACGGAGACCGGTCGAACGGCGACTATCTCGTCAACGGCGAGGCGAAGACGGCGGCGGAGTTCTCGGCGCTCGTCGAGGAGTTGGAGGAGTACCTCGTCTGGGAGTTCGTCGAGCAGGCCGGCTACGCCGACGACCTGTTCCCCGACGCGGTGCACACGCTGCGCGTGCTCACCCTCTGGGACCCCGACGCCGACGAACCGTTCGTCTCGAAGGCGGTCCACCGCGTCGGGACGGCCGACTCCGCGCCCGTCGACAACTGGAGTCGCGGCGGCCTCTCGGCCGAGATTCGAGAGGACGGGACGCTCGGCCCGGCCGCCTACTGGTCGGACGACGACCACGAGCGCCGGTGGTTTCAGCGCCACCCCGACACCGACGCGCGAATCGAGGGCACGGAGATTCCGGGCTGGTCGGCGATACGCGACCGACTGCTCGAACTGGCGTCGTCTATGCCGTACCTCCCGCGCGTGGGGTGGGACGTCGTCGTCACCGGCGAGGGCGAGTTCGTCGTTCTCGAACTCAACTCCCACGCGGGCGTGGAGACCCTACAGGTCCACGGGCCGCTCCTCCGGGACGAGCGCACGCGCCGCTTTTACGAGTACCACGGGTTCGCGTAG
- a CDS encoding universal stress protein, with product MPNHVLVPFDGSPLAERALRYACAEYGSESITVLYVVDENSDETAAAGWGDHPSEWDDWLDERRDHARDLFTVAEEIAGEKDVQIRTGVAVGQAAEMIVKAAEEYGADLIVVGVHGQSRLEELVVGDVARTLVRESPIPVTTVRESDDR from the coding sequence ATGCCGAACCACGTCCTCGTCCCCTTCGACGGGTCGCCGCTCGCCGAGCGAGCGCTGCGCTACGCCTGCGCGGAGTACGGAAGCGAGAGCATCACCGTCCTGTACGTCGTCGACGAAAACAGCGACGAGACGGCGGCGGCGGGGTGGGGCGACCACCCGAGCGAGTGGGACGACTGGCTCGACGAACGCCGCGACCACGCGCGAGACCTCTTCACCGTCGCCGAGGAGATAGCGGGCGAGAAAGACGTGCAGATTCGGACGGGCGTCGCGGTCGGTCAGGCCGCGGAGATGATCGTGAAGGCCGCCGAGGAGTACGGCGCGGACCTCATCGTCGTTGGCGTCCACGGGCAGTCGCGACTCGAAGAACTCGTCGTCGGGGACGTCGCCAGGACGCTGGTGCGGGAGTCGCCGATACCCGTCACCACCGTCCGAGAATCGGACGACCGATAG
- a CDS encoding MGH1-like glycoside hydrolase domain-containing protein — protein sequence MHGRESAVSVLDANRRDGYTIPSATLYPFQWNWDSAFVAVGLAHVEPEAAKREVRTLLDARWENGMVPQIAFWSDAAGYFPGPEEWRVGTDRTVHADVETSGITQPPMVVPAAEYVYEVTGDEAFRDSVLPDLEAYCEWWLRERSDDGELVWVRHPWATGMDDSPAWVGPLERFDPGEVSYTRKDRKDSELAEQRPTDWDYDRYVALVRQGRELGWDEARLREESPFVVEDVLTNALFVRACESVAALSADAGDEAAAERWRAQAETTRRALSERRFDDDRGLFVSYDLAADEPLPVRSIAGLIPTLAGAPTDEQFARMRETLDEFLAYEYAAPSYVGPEMDYDRYWRGPVWLNTNWLLERGLRRMGADAEADRVRADSLRLLDREGFREYFNPETGSGRGSGRFSWSAALSLAWAAEDAAAEAPR from the coding sequence ATGCACGGACGCGAGTCGGCCGTCTCGGTTCTCGACGCGAACCGGCGCGACGGCTACACGATACCCTCGGCGACGCTGTACCCGTTCCAGTGGAACTGGGACAGCGCGTTCGTCGCCGTCGGCCTCGCCCACGTCGAACCCGAGGCCGCGAAGCGCGAGGTACGGACGCTCCTCGACGCGCGGTGGGAGAACGGGATGGTGCCGCAGATAGCGTTCTGGTCGGACGCCGCGGGCTACTTCCCCGGCCCCGAGGAGTGGCGGGTCGGCACCGACCGGACGGTCCACGCCGACGTGGAGACCAGCGGCATCACCCAACCGCCGATGGTCGTCCCCGCCGCCGAGTACGTCTACGAGGTGACCGGCGACGAGGCGTTCCGAGACTCGGTGCTCCCGGACCTCGAAGCCTACTGCGAGTGGTGGCTCCGCGAGCGCTCCGACGACGGCGAACTCGTCTGGGTGCGACACCCGTGGGCGACCGGGATGGACGACTCGCCGGCGTGGGTCGGCCCCCTCGAACGCTTCGACCCCGGCGAGGTGTCCTACACCCGGAAGGACCGCAAAGATTCGGAGTTGGCCGAGCAGCGACCGACCGACTGGGACTACGACCGCTACGTCGCCCTCGTCCGGCAGGGCCGCGAACTCGGTTGGGACGAGGCCCGACTGCGCGAGGAGTCGCCGTTCGTCGTCGAGGACGTGCTGACGAACGCGCTGTTCGTCCGCGCCTGCGAGTCCGTCGCCGCCCTCTCCGCCGACGCCGGCGACGAGGCGGCCGCCGAGCGCTGGCGCGCGCAGGCCGAGACGACGCGCCGCGCCCTCTCCGAACGCCGGTTCGACGACGACCGCGGCCTGTTCGTCTCCTACGACCTCGCCGCCGACGAACCGCTCCCGGTCCGCTCGATTGCGGGTCTGATACCGACGCTCGCGGGCGCGCCGACCGACGAGCAGTTCGCGCGGATGCGCGAGACGCTCGACGAGTTCCTCGCCTACGAGTACGCCGCCCCCTCCTACGTCGGCCCGGAGATGGACTACGACCGCTACTGGCGCGGGCCGGTCTGGCTGAACACGAACTGGTTGCTCGAACGCGGCCTGCGGCGGATGGGCGCCGACGCGGAGGCCGACCGGGTTCGGGCGGACTCCCTGCGACTGCTCGACCGCGAGGGCTTCCGCGAGTACTTCAACCCTGAAACTGGGTCGGGCCGGGGGAGCGGCCGGTTCTCGTGGTCCGCGGCCCTGTCGCTGGCGTGGGCGGCCGAGGACGCCGCCGCGGAGGCTCCGCGATGA
- a CDS encoding cob(I)yrinic acid a,c-diamide adenosyltransferase: MSDDSSESGDRSNDEADGAPAADRPDSPAETRRNTPGGGVAPGANAIVSSVPEEFGLVQAWWGDGKGKTTAALGMAFRATGHGYRVHLLQFLKGGADSVEDVRGEYNAIEALSGISYENTGHYGWNRLMDGSDDDEHAAKATAAFERTRELVAAAGEADLSKPLPPEGGPEDGVNMLVLDEILYAVEMDLVDEADVLDLLESKPADLELVLTGGHEEPTFLLDAADLVTEVRKVKHPFDEGTRARKGTEY, translated from the coding sequence ATGAGCGACGACTCCTCCGAATCGGGCGACCGCTCGAACGACGAGGCCGACGGCGCGCCCGCGGCGGACCGCCCCGACTCGCCCGCGGAGACCCGGCGGAACACGCCCGGCGGGGGCGTCGCGCCCGGCGCGAACGCTATCGTATCCTCGGTACCGGAGGAGTTCGGCCTCGTGCAGGCGTGGTGGGGCGACGGCAAGGGCAAGACGACGGCCGCGTTGGGGATGGCGTTCCGCGCCACAGGCCACGGCTACCGCGTCCACCTCCTGCAGTTTCTCAAGGGTGGGGCGGACTCGGTGGAGGACGTCCGCGGCGAGTACAACGCCATCGAGGCTCTGTCGGGCATCTCCTACGAGAACACGGGCCACTACGGCTGGAACAGGCTGATGGACGGCTCCGACGACGACGAACACGCCGCGAAGGCGACGGCGGCGTTCGAGCGGACGCGAGAACTCGTCGCCGCGGCGGGCGAGGCGGACCTCTCGAAACCGCTTCCTCCGGAAGGCGGCCCCGAAGACGGCGTGAACATGCTCGTCTTGGACGAGATTCTGTACGCCGTCGAGATGGACTTGGTCGACGAAGCGGACGTGTTGGACCTCCTGGAGTCGAAGCCCGCGGACCTCGAACTCGTCCTCACGGGCGGACACGAGGAGCCGACCTTCCTCCTCGACGCCGCGGACCTCGTAACCGAGGTCAGAAAGGTGAAACACCCGTTCGACGAGGGGACGCGGGCGCGGAAGGGGACGGAGTACTGA
- a CDS encoding cobyric acid synthase encodes MADEAAGTAEVGACTILVAGTASHVGKSTVVAGLCRLLADRGVSVAPFKAQNMSNNARAVPVAPGARESDDESADAFGEIGVSQYVQARAARVTATTDHNPVLLKPRGGGESQLVIDGRPVGNFAAGEYYEEGWHRARDATKAAHARLAAAHDVILAEGAGSIAEINLHDRDLANVETARFADADVLLVADIERGGVFASLVGTLELVPDDVRERVVGAVITKFRGDESLLEEGLDAFESRTGVPVLGVLPYDDPGLPEEDSVSLPPEGERAVFGAGADGTDADEEAVTVAVPRLPRVSNATDLEPLAAEPGVRVVYCPLDSEFSGADAVVLPGSKNTADDLRACREAGLHDRLRAFSGPVVGLCGGYQLLGERLLNVGAESVRGGSELRGFGLLPVETTFSTEKRVAPVTWNFAGAGPFAGFDGPVSGYEIHTGETRVVEAYRGELARPFAAPDGRSDATLGVARGPVLGTYLHGLFENEGFRDAFVDGLFAAAGRSRPAAKDGETADSPYDRAAALVSRLDLEALGVES; translated from the coding sequence ATGGCTGACGAGGCGGCGGGAACGGCGGAGGTGGGCGCCTGCACGATTCTCGTCGCCGGCACGGCCAGCCACGTCGGCAAGAGCACCGTCGTCGCCGGTCTCTGCCGCCTGCTCGCCGACCGCGGCGTCAGCGTCGCGCCGTTCAAGGCGCAGAACATGAGCAACAACGCCCGGGCGGTGCCCGTCGCGCCCGGCGCGCGGGAGTCCGACGACGAGAGCGCCGACGCCTTCGGCGAAATCGGCGTCTCCCAGTACGTCCAAGCGCGCGCGGCCCGCGTGACGGCGACGACGGACCACAACCCAGTCCTCCTGAAACCCCGCGGCGGCGGCGAGTCTCAACTGGTGATCGACGGCCGTCCGGTCGGTAACTTCGCCGCCGGCGAGTACTACGAGGAGGGCTGGCACCGCGCCCGCGACGCCACGAAGGCCGCACACGCCCGCCTCGCCGCCGCGCACGACGTGATACTCGCCGAGGGCGCCGGCTCCATCGCCGAGATAAACCTCCACGACCGCGATTTGGCCAACGTCGAGACGGCCCGCTTCGCCGATGCCGACGTCCTCCTCGTCGCCGACATCGAACGCGGCGGCGTCTTCGCCTCGCTCGTCGGAACGCTCGAACTCGTGCCCGACGACGTCCGAGAGCGGGTGGTCGGCGCGGTCATCACGAAGTTTCGGGGCGACGAGTCCCTCTTGGAGGAGGGTCTCGACGCCTTCGAGTCGCGGACGGGCGTGCCCGTCCTCGGCGTCCTCCCGTACGACGACCCCGGTCTGCCGGAGGAGGACAGCGTCTCTCTGCCCCCCGAGGGCGAACGGGCGGTCTTCGGGGCGGGGGCGGACGGGACGGATGCGGACGAGGAGGCCGTCACCGTCGCCGTCCCCCGTTTGCCCCGCGTCTCGAACGCGACGGACCTCGAACCGCTGGCGGCCGAACCGGGCGTCCGCGTCGTCTACTGTCCGTTGGATTCCGAGTTCTCGGGGGCCGACGCCGTCGTCCTTCCGGGGTCGAAGAACACCGCCGACGACCTGCGCGCTTGCCGCGAAGCGGGTCTGCACGACCGCCTTCGGGCGTTCTCGGGGCCGGTGGTCGGCCTCTGTGGCGGCTACCAACTGCTCGGCGAGCGACTGCTGAACGTCGGCGCCGAGAGCGTCCGCGGGGGGTCGGAACTCCGGGGATTCGGCTTGCTTCCCGTCGAGACGACCTTCTCGACCGAAAAGCGCGTCGCGCCCGTCACGTGGAACTTCGCTGGCGCCGGGCCGTTCGCGGGATTCGACGGTCCCGTCTCGGGGTACGAGATTCACACCGGGGAGACGCGGGTCGTCGAGGCGTATCGCGGCGAACTTGCGCGGCCGTTCGCCGCGCCCGACGGTCGTTCGGATGCGACGCTCGGGGTCGCCCGTGGTCCCGTCCTCGGAACGTACCTCCACGGTCTCTTCGAGAACGAGGGGTTCAGAGACGCGTTCGTCGACGGCCTGTTCGCCGCCGCGGGGCGGTCGCGGCCGGCGGCGAAGGATGGGGAGACGGCCGACTCGCCGTACGACCGCGCGGCCGCCCTCGTCTCGCGACTCGACCTCGAAGCGCTCGGGGTCGAAAGTTGA
- a CDS encoding alpha/beta fold hydrolase, translating into MAKTTPPESGGKTETVTSADGTEIAYERSGSGPPLVLVHGGMFDRSIWDIGDIRSTLAEQTTVYAMDRRNHGDSASSDDCRPDAQIADVVAVVESIDDPVHLLGHSSGANYALWAALRTDNLRSVIPHEPAAPPDEDIRAVLKETMEKTIALIDKGQNEQALTMVVSDFAKFTSGELTEVRSSPVWDAHVDIFHQTLLPELEAAGEFDWWDLTPFEDLSTPTLLLVGSESPHTSLAERLHEIMPNSRLASLEGYGHAAHLVAPDRYTDEVLSFISDVD; encoded by the coding sequence ATGGCAAAAACAACACCACCAGAGAGCGGCGGAAAAACGGAAACCGTCACGAGCGCAGATGGGACTGAAATTGCCTACGAACGGTCGGGAAGTGGGCCGCCGCTCGTCCTTGTTCACGGGGGTATGTTTGATCGCTCAATATGGGACATCGGCGACATCCGGTCTACGCTCGCGGAACAGACGACGGTCTACGCCATGGATCGACGGAATCACGGCGACAGCGCGTCTTCTGACGATTGTCGTCCGGACGCGCAGATTGCCGACGTGGTCGCGGTCGTCGAGTCGATCGACGACCCAGTCCATCTGCTTGGTCACTCCTCAGGCGCCAACTATGCGTTATGGGCGGCCCTACGAACCGACAATCTCCGTAGCGTAATCCCGCACGAGCCTGCTGCCCCGCCCGACGAGGACATTAGAGCCGTTCTCAAAGAGACGATGGAAAAAACGATTGCGTTGATAGACAAGGGGCAGAACGAGCAGGCACTCACGATGGTCGTCAGCGACTTCGCCAAATTCACGTCGGGTGAACTTACCGAGGTTCGCTCATCACCGGTATGGGACGCCCACGTGGATATATTCCATCAAACCCTCCTCCCCGAGTTGGAAGCTGCCGGGGAGTTCGACTGGTGGGATCTCACACCATTCGAAGACCTCTCCACCCCGACGTTACTGCTCGTCGGGAGTGAGAGCCCCCACACAAGCTTGGCCGAACGACTCCACGAGATAATGCCGAACAGTCGGCTCGCTTCCTTGGAGGGATACGGACATGCGGCCCATCTCGTCGCCCCTGACCGCTACACCGACGAGGTACTGTCCTTCATCAGCGACGTAGACTAA